One part of the Neodiprion virginianus isolate iyNeoVirg1 chromosome 3, iyNeoVirg1.1, whole genome shotgun sequence genome encodes these proteins:
- the LOC124301045 gene encoding organic cation transporter protein-like, translating into MSLQCFEKKKGHRMRAEDAKVGSFQVVLLFLLGINYVIVSMNHALPNFHSHTPNFYCKVKGSVNSTNTCVTSLEKSTANMTGSISEKNAEYSSCETGYRFDSVRGETTIVTEWGLICERRYLLPLSTMLYLYGVVIGAWIAGVLTDRVGRLPVLAMCLYTQGTLAVALYIIQDYRAFLVVRALQGVFVQGLQISTYTLLLELFPVRSRTLVSMTLQFGWAIGLLLLAGLSYAVADWRVLQLATSVPTAVTVLYIWIIPESPRWLLAKGNLTEAHMALEKIAKYNTCCRKREVKVEAEMEEGNTTTITETVTPVKPKRKSRVSNVDPNETKTNDSLTEELSDLLTTPELSDGRIIVDRKFVNVKEENNLLTPSESLERRASNLEMRMKFEMTVGDEAMEERDPTPPPPAPLTPNGKDSQSTNGSDDNQEVSTIIPEEIVELRTAEAVPQKEEEDTNESLEKNKEDVENKSEVANNQTFLQLLRRPGLRRNCMILIFVWFSVSLSHCGFVFQLPDISGDRHVNFAIGGCLDLIAYSLTHFVLIKCGRRIPLGIYLILSGATCIVIAAISMPMHENSTWTGPTKLTLILIGKGAIVSSFAVTYLYTVELFPTVLRGTCLGYCEIFGKIGTLIAPHFTVLGTKTWAAVPISIMGTLCVVSGILSLALPETLNNRLPDTIEQSEDLFKKNRVRSTEEGSVKKTTNKRRTVLDEQNERDILREKLFNDDNDGKTWVEAGNGIIVNFSDGKNTE; encoded by the exons ATGAGCTTGCAGtgtttcgaaaagaaaaaaggtcACAGAATGAGAGCCGAAGATGCGAAGGTGGGATCGTTCCAAGTAGTTCTACTATTTCTTTTAGGGATAAATTACGTCATAGTATCGATGAACCACGCGCTGCCAAACTTTCACAGTCATACGCCAAATTTTTACTGCAAG GTAAAGGGCTCCGTTAATTCGACCAACACGTGCGTGACGTCCTTAGAAAAATCAACGGCGAACATGACGGGTTCGATTTCGGAGAAGAACGCCGAATATTCGTCCTGCGAAACTGGCTACCGTTTCGATTCCGTGAGAGGCGAAACTACGATAGTTACGGAATGGGGCCTGATATGCGAGAGAAGATATCTTCTCCCTCTTAGCACGATGCTCTATTTATACGGAGTTGTAATCGGCGCCTGGATCGCTGGAGTCCTGACCGACCGCGTTGGGCGTCTTCCTGTTTTGGCGATGTGCCTCTACACGCAGGGTACTTTAGCGGTTGCCCTTTACATTATTCAG GACTACCGCGCCTTTCTGGTTGTTCGAGCACTGCAAGGGGTATTTGTGCAAGGGCTACAAATCTCTACATACACATTACTCTTGGAGCTATTTCCAGTCAGATCAAGAACTTTGGTGAGCATGACCTTGCAATTTGGTTGGGCCATAGGGCTCCTGCTTCTGGCAGGGCTCAGTTACGCTGTTGCAGACTGGAGGGTCCTTCAGTTAGCCACATCGGTTCCCACGGCGGTCACCGTCCTCTACATCTG GATCATACCAGAGTCACCACGATGGTTGTTGGCCAAAGGAAACCTGACGGAGGCTCACATGGCGTTggaaaaaatcgcgaaatacAACACCTGCTGCAGGAAGCGCGAGGTCAAGGTGGAGGCCGAAATGGAGGAAGGAAATACCACAACTATCACCGAGACCGTAACGCCAGTGAAACCAAAACGAAAGTCTCGGGTGTCTAACGTTGACCCGAACGAAACTAAAACGAACGATTCTCTCACCGAGGAGTTATCAGATCTTTTAACAACTCCGGAGCTTTCCGATGGCAGAATAATAGTGGACCGTAAATTCGTCAACGTCAAAGAAG AGAATAATCTGCTTACACCGTCGGAAAGCCTGGAGCGAAGGGCATCAAATTTAGAGATGCGGATGAAGTTTGAGATGACTGTTGGGGATGAAGCAATGGAGGAAAGAGACCCCACGCCACCGCCACCCGCTCCTCTAACTCCAAATGGCAAGGACTCTCAATCCACTAATGGTTCCGACGATAACCAAGAAGTCTCGACAATAATACCGGAGGAAATAGTGGAGCTTAGAACAGCGGAAGCGGTGCCGCAGAAGGAAGAAGAGGACACGAACGAgtcgttagaaaaaaataaagaagacgttgaaaacaaaagcGAAGTAGCAAATAACCAGACCTTCCTACAACTACTAAGACGGCCAGGGCTTCGGAGGAATTGCATGATTCTTATATTCGTATG GTTCAGCGTTTCTCTGTCCCATTGCGGTTTCGTGTTTCAATTGCCAGACATAAGCGGCGATCGACACGTAAACTTTGCAATCGGCGGTTGTCTGGACCTGATCGCATACTCGCTCACCCACTTCGTGCTGATAAAATGTGGACGGCGTATACCTCTCGGTATTTATCTGATACTGAGCGGAGCTACTTGCATCGTTATCGCTGCTATCAGCATGCCaatgcatgaaaattcgaccTGGACGG GACCGACGAAATTAACGCTGATTCTGATAGGAAAAGGAGCAATCGTGAGTTCCTTTGCAGTTACATACTTGTACACGGTTGAATTATTTCCGACAGTTTTGCGAGGTACGTGTTTAGGATACTGCGAAATTTTCGGCAAGATTGGCACTTTGATAGCACCGCACTTCACAGTACTG GGTACAAAAACATGGGCCGCAGTACCGATATCGATAATGGGAACGCTGTGCGTTGTGTCGGGAATCTTGAGTCTGGCTCTTCCGGAAACGCTCAACAATCGCCTGCCCGACACTATTGAGCAATCGGAAgatttatttaagaaaaatcgcGT